AGGTAGCCTCTCTAATCTTTAGCAGTTTATTATTGAACCAAAAGTATTTTTTTCCTAGGCTTTTTTGACCAAAATTTTTATTAGCTAGCCCGTGCAGGATCTCACCCTTGTATCATGCCACACAAATAGAACCTGACCGAGAAAAGAGCAGCCAGATGAGCTTTATAGAACACGATCTTGTCCATGCCAGAAGATCCCAACAACCTTATCCTCTCTCTTTTCCATGCCAGTTCAAGGTGTCGAAAGCCTTTGCTATATCCAATCCACTTTGATAGTTATACGAGGCGGACCTTTATTCTTCTGATAACCGTCTACTAGTTCAGTAGCAAATATGGTGTTCTCAACTAGCAAGCTCCCTTCTATGAAGGCTGTTTGGTTCGGAAGAATTAGATCATAAATGATTGGCTTTAGCTTAGAGACTAGGATTTTTGAAATGGTCTTGTACAAGGTAGAGCAGCAAGAGATGGGCTTCTAGTCACTGATAGCAAAAGCTCCAGGGTGCTTGTGGACAAGAGAGAGGATCGTGGAGTTGACTGAAGTTGGCAGAACCCTGTTCTGAAAAAGGTAGAGATAGCTTCAGTGACTTCCTCTCCCAAAGTAGGCCATGCAGCTTAGAATCTAGAAGTGAAACTATCGAGATCATGAGCTTTGTTTGGGTTTAGTTTGAAAAGAGTTTTAGCGATGACTTCTATTGAAGGCAAATAGTACAAGTTGGCACACTGAGATGAAGAGCAGGCAAAACCAGAAGAGATTGGAACCAGGAAGGAGTGGAGATTATTGAGGCGGAGAAGTTGGACCTAGAATACTCTTGAAATGTTTAGTGGATGTCTCCCATAGCTATTGGATCCGTAAGCAGGTCTCTGGAAGTGAGAAGAAAGGAGCAGAAGAAAGTTGATGCCAGCATCCTCTCCACCTTCTAGCCTCCCTTAGCTCATAGCAACATTCATGTAAACTTTcgacatttttattttgaagcTGTTTTTTCAGATATGAAACAAAATAGATTTGATTTTTGAATAGgtgaaaaaagaaagattttacAAAGAAGGAGCTGGAGTTGTTGCCTATGTTACAGTTAGCATAAAACAGCAAGAGTCTTCCACATTCATCGCCACCGCAGCTTATAAACGGTGAAAGTCTTAGAGCGTTTAACCTAGAGCGTTTAACCAGTTAATGTTTAGTGTCCAGTTACTGCCTGCCGCAACAGTTaaaccattcattttttttttaactatacaGCCTGAGAGCTTGATGCTGATCAAGAACTTTAACATTcctaactttttctttttggccAAATCAAAGGACAACCCCattaatatgtatattgtttttttgtattaGCTTGGTTTTGATGGCTTGATGCCACACTTTATAGATGTTATAGATAAAGGTCTGTacgaatttttattttctattttgtagGAGATGTATTGCATCCCTCCACAAGGCCCAAAAAATAGGGAACCTGGCCCATCACAACAAAGAAAAGCACCAAATCGGCTCGGTGGTCTCTGAGTTAGACACACCGGCTTGGCTATAAAATGCTTTTACTCGACTCAAGGAGCGAGTACGTTAGCTCGGCTCGAGAGCTAATTTAATCGGCCTGGTAGCCCGGTCCGACAAAACCAGGTCCATTAGGGCAAACCGATCTAGGACAAAGACAAGGCGAGATCGGCTATATAAAAAAAGCAAAGGATAGCGGAAAAGGGATCTGGACAATCACACACATATCAGACGGCTAGAATTATGGTTTTACTCATTTTTGTATTATACCGACTTATACTTTCTAAGCTAGCTTTCCGAACACCGAtctattttcttcattttgttcGTTATTTGTAACCGACAAACATTTCCGAATCAATAGAAAACGCCTTCGAACTAACTTAACCCACTAATCCACTGATGAGTTTCGCCCCTCTTATTATAGAATCCGATCAAATCAGTTCAACCACATTTCAAAATTACTGATTCTTTCgatctttataaaaatattatattcaattTGATTCATTCTTTTATTCAGAATAGTTGTGCAAAAACTTTCATGcgttgtcaaaaagtcatttaatTCTCCAATCCCAATTGAATTCTTTTAATGAACATACATAAACATAAAAGTAGTATTAGTTTGACATTGGAATACAAGTCCTCTTTTCCACAACAGAAAAGGGTCTAACTGAATCTACTTAGAAAAAATAGGTGGTAATAAGAAAAACTCGGGTTCAAAGAAAAATCATCCGTACAAAACTCAagaaccacaagtactttccataAATAGATATAAGATGATATgttcttttgttgttttgtctatttattttctataaaaggATATGTTTGgttggatctatcatagtcctCTCAATCATaactcataattttttttccacccccaaaaaataaatttacaaataaagCTCCCAAAATAAATCTAAGCGAGGGGGAAGACACAAGAGTTAAAGGATAACGACATTAACAATGGCCAAATTCTTCATCCTGTTCCTTGCATCTGCCATATGTTCCACCACCCTCCTTCACTTCGCGGCCGCTGATGCCGATGACTTCGACCGCTTCAACATCACGGGCTCCGTCTATTGCGACACATGCCGCGTCCAATTCGTTACCCGCCTCAGTAAATTCCTCGAAGGTAATTAAGgactttttttatataattaaggACGTTCTATAATCATATTCAATTATTCATATATGGATCGATAGTAGGAACATTTATTAGTTATACAAAGCATATTCGTTGTCCAAAAAAGTACAaagcatatttttttttttcggtttatatgaatattatgatttatgaagaaagatgtttaaaattaaaattaaaattttgctCACATTAAAATTTTGCTCTTTTTATccatgaagaaaataaaaatctaaaatttatatacatcttttgaaaacaaaatatactaGCGTTTCTTACATTTTAATCACTTTTATTGTTAAACAAGTGTTACCGTGATGCATTTACTCACTATTTAGTCAAGGGTTtacaatttttcattttgtatatatttttcatcttttAATGCACGctacttttttttcctttttccatTTAATTCTTTTAGGATTCTTTAGCCGTTGTAGGAAATAAGTGGCATTTTTAGCGTCCTCAGATGTTTAGACACGACCGTGCTGCTTATTCACATGTCTTAGTTAGTTAGTTTAGCTCAATAAGATGATACAAAACCTAAATAGTGTGAAAACAGGTTTGTGGCTAATCTATCTACTCGTGTGTGATTGTTTCATGAGCGAGTATGTATGAGCATAAAATAAATAGCACAAAATAAATAGCACAGAAATATTTGTTAACGAGGTTCGTTTTCTACATCTCCGGAACCACGTCCAGAACTCATTCACTAGAAAAGATCGTAACTACAATTGCTATGGTACAGTACACATCTGTGCCGACCACTCTTATCTAGAATTACAATCTCAACTACTACTTATTGTCTTCTCTGATAAGTATAGTTCTCTATAACAAAACTACCAACATCTCTCAACTGTCTAGTAGGACGACGTCACACACATCCATGTGCATCTTCAATAAACCCTAAACGCGTAACTGTTTCCTGTCACCGTCTCGATCTTTATATACTCCCACgagtaaaccctaaatccatcAAACCCACTGATCTTCAAATCTTTATATTAGTTGTACTTCTCTTCGAACTAAAGCCCACATGAACTCAAAGTCCACATtgccttttttcttcttcctacGTCTTTTTACAAAGACCCAATACTACGTGGTGTGGTTGTAACGAACACACCATCGTACGTCCATAACATCTTGTGCTATCCTTATCGATCAGCCCACACACAAGTACTCTTGTGAAACACATAACATCACATGTTCTTCATCAAACCCTTATGCAACACTCCAAAGCTCTATAAGCTGAAGTATACTTGCTGTATAGTTTGATTCTTAACTTGTCACTCAAGCAATCATCCAATACATCTTCATTCTTCATTCATCTATGTAAATCTCAGTCAACATAACTCTTTATTCTCTCCCTTGTTGTCAGAGTTTTATACTTTAAACACCATCTCTATATGCTCCCCATTACATCAAGCAGGCTGCTCGAAATGTCAATCTTCTTCATTCTCTCCCTTTTTATTTGAATGTGTCAACTCAAGCTCATCCATCAGCAATCAACAATCACTTAGCAATAGCTCTCCCTGACAAATAGTTCCTTGTGTACTTCAGGGGCAAAGGTAAAGCTTGAGTGTAAGAGTCGTGTGAACCAGACCGTGACAGTGACCAAGGAAGCTATGACCGACAAAGACGGAAAGTACCAGATGGAAGTTATGGGAGACCACGAAGAGGAAGTGTGTGAGATCATCCTCGTCCAATCACCGGACGCAGAGTGTGGCGAAGTAAACAACGAAGAGTTCCTAAGAAACGCAGCAAGGATCAGTCTCACGGCTAACGATGGCATTGTCTCTAACGAGGTTCGAACCATTAACCCACTTGGGTTCATGAGGAAGACTCCTCTCGCTGATTGTCCTCAAGTTTTCAAGGAGCTTGGAATCGTCCCTGATGTCATCTTCTAAGCTTAATACCGATATACatccattttaatttttttttgtaactttatatttcgtatataaaacatttatatatgatttttacatgtTGTCGGTCTGAGATACTTAACTAGtgctgttttcttttgtttcatatcTTGTGTTTGTGTTCCAACAACCTTTTCAAAAATGATTTGATTaacttctaaatttttaatttttgggaGTTCTTATTTTA
The Raphanus sativus cultivar WK10039 chromosome 1, ASM80110v3, whole genome shotgun sequence DNA segment above includes these coding regions:
- the LOC108854350 gene encoding pollen-specific protein-like At4g18596, which encodes MAKFFILFLASAICSTTLLHFAAADADDFDRFNITGSVYCDTCRVQFVTRLSKFLEGAKVKLECKSRVNQTVTVTKEAMTDKDGKYQMEVMGDHEEEVCEIILVQSPDAECGEVNNEEFLRNAARISLTANDGIVSNEVRTINPLGFMRKTPLADCPQVFKELGIVPDVIF